Below is a window of Comamonadaceae bacterium M7527 DNA.
GTTGGGTAAACCTGCTGATATGTTGTGGCGGAATTTGGCGCTAGGGCTGCTGGCCACCGCCAGTGGCATTGCCCTTATGGGGTGGCAAACCTTGGCGAACGCGCCAGCGCTGCAAGCGGGCAGTTTTGAGCAAGTGTTTTGGCAAGGTAGTGCCATGGCCTTGTTGTCTATGGCGAGTTGGACGGTGTTTGCGCTTTGGAACGCCCGCTGGCTAAAGTCAAATGCACACGTGTCGGCCTTTGATTGGACCAGCTGGATAGGCATACCCACCGCCCTGGGCGCTTTGTTGCTGTGGGCCTTGGTCGGTACACCTTTGGAGGCGCTTGGCCAGGCGCCTAGATTGGGGTGGTCGCTGGCGATTTTCGCGTTTACTGGCATTGGCTCGGCGTGGGTGGCAGGGTGGTTGTGGAATATTGCCAGCAAGCGCTTGAGCGCCAGCTTGTGTGGTCAACTCATTGTGAGCGAGACCTTGTTTGCCTTGGTGTTTGGCTTTGTGTGGGACGGCGGCTGGCCCAAACTGTTGGAATGCTTGGCGGCCGTGTTGTTTGTCACCGGCATTGTTGCGTCTATTCGCGCGCATCGTTAAGCTGGGCACTCTATTTTCTTGAAAGCCACACACCGTATGCGCCTGGATTTAGCTACCGATAAAAAGCACGTGTTTGACATGGTGTTGCCCATACGATGGGGTGACATGGACGCCATGGGGCACGTGAACAATACGGTGTACTTTCGCTACATGGAAACAGTGCGTCTTGAGTGGATGTTCAAGGCAGGTATTGCGCCCAACCCGCAAGCCCAAGGTCCAGTAATACTGAATGCGTTTTGCAATTTTTACAAACAGCTGGAGTACCCAGGCGATGTGCTGGTGAAGCTGTTTGTCAGCGACCCAGGGCGCAGCACTTTTGAGACTTGGTGCACACTGGAGCTCACCACCGAGCCCGGCACCATCTATGCTGCCGGTGGTGCTACCACGGTGTGGGGTGGACTTCCCACGGCAAAAGTCCACGACTATGCCCGAGTGGTTGCGTGAACTGGTAAGCCTGCCTGCCGCGCCTTAATCGTGTCAGGTTTGGCTTGACTTGGTCTCTTGGGCGCTTAGCGCCTGGCCAGCAGCAAGCCAAGGCCGGCCAAGCCCAATAGCGCAGCACTAAAGCGGTTAAACCGCATTCGATTGACCGTGCTGCCCATCAGTGCTGCGGCGTAGCGTCCAGCCAGGGCGTACAGGCCAATGGCTACAAATTCAAGCAATAAAAACAGCGCACCTAACAGCGCGAACTGCGGTGCAATAGCACGCTCAGTCTGTACAAACTGCGGCAGAAAAGCGGTGAATATCAAAATGGCTTTGGGGTTGCCCATGGCCAACCAAAACTCGCGCTGTGCCAGTGTTGTAATGGTTTGGCGTTGGGCTTTGGGTGTTGCCGTCAGGGTGTTGACCTTGGTATGCCACAACTGCCAGGCCAGGTACAGGAGGTAGGCTGCGCCGGCCAATTTGATACCTACAAACACCCACACCGACGCATACAGCACGGTCGCCACGCCCACTGCGGCCAGCGCCATCATGAGCACAAAGGCCAGTTGCCTGCCTATGCCCGCTACAAACGCCACCCGCGCGCCTTGCTGTGTGGCGTGGTTCATGGCGAGCAGATTATTGGGGCCTGGCGCCATGTTCAGCGCAAAGCACGCAGGCAAAAAAAGCCACAGGTCTAGTTGCATGAATGTG
It encodes the following:
- a CDS encoding DMT family transporter; protein product: MLTPSTTKAFDTAPIEMATKAQATVETVAHAAQTPAPVVAADRRSHGWGIAAGLAAGALWGLVFVAPRMAPGFSPVDVAAGRFVAFGAAALLFLLWSWMRGAPRPTRNQWLAATGMSVLGFSGYYASLALAIAWAGTAVPALVVGTIPIVVMLLGKPADMLWRNLALGLLATASGIALMGWQTLANAPALQAGSFEQVFWQGSAMALLSMASWTVFALWNARWLKSNAHVSAFDWTSWIGIPTALGALLLWALVGTPLEALGQAPRLGWSLAIFAFTGIGSAWVAGWLWNIASKRLSASLCGQLIVSETLFALVFGFVWDGGWPKLLECLAAVLFVTGIVASIRAHR
- a CDS encoding LysE family translocator, which encodes MNHATQQGARVAFVAGIGRQLAFVLMMALAAVGVATVLYASVWVFVGIKLAGAAYLLYLAWQLWHTKVNTLTATPKAQRQTITTLAQREFWLAMGNPKAILIFTAFLPQFVQTERAIAPQFALLGALFLLLEFVAIGLYALAGRYAAALMGSTVNRMRFNRFSAALLGLAGLGLLLARR